From a region of the Streptomyces caniferus genome:
- a CDS encoding response regulator transcription factor has translation MARVLVVEDDQFVRSALIRHLTEAAHTVRSVGTALEALREVAHVGFDVVILDLGLPDLDGGEALKMLRGITDVPVIIATARDDEAEIVRLLNDGADDYLTKPFSVEHLSARMTAVLRRSRAATAGAEPPSRVIRVGGLSIDPLRRQAELDGAALDLTRREFDLLAFLAGRPGVVVARRELLAEVWQQSYGDDQTIDVHLSWLRRKLGETAAKPRYLHTLRGVGVKLEPPR, from the coding sequence ATGGCACGTGTGCTCGTCGTCGAGGACGACCAGTTCGTACGCTCGGCTCTCATCCGGCATCTGACCGAGGCCGCCCATACGGTCCGCAGCGTCGGTACCGCTCTGGAGGCGCTCCGCGAGGTGGCGCACGTCGGCTTCGACGTCGTGATCCTCGACCTCGGCCTGCCCGATCTGGACGGGGGCGAGGCGCTGAAGATGCTCCGCGGCATCACCGATGTTCCAGTGATCATCGCCACTGCCCGGGACGACGAGGCGGAAATCGTCCGGCTGTTGAACGACGGCGCCGACGACTACCTCACCAAGCCGTTTTCCGTCGAGCACCTCTCGGCCCGGATGACGGCCGTCCTGCGCCGCTCGCGGGCCGCCACGGCCGGTGCGGAACCGCCCTCACGGGTGATCCGGGTCGGCGGACTGTCCATCGACCCGCTGCGCCGGCAGGCCGAACTGGACGGCGCCGCACTCGATCTGACCCGCAGGGAGTTCGACCTGCTGGCCTTCCTCGCCGGGCGCCCCGGCGTCGTCGTCGCCCGCCGGGAGCTGCTCGCCGAGGTCTGGCAGCAGTCCTACGGCGATGACCAGACCATCGACGTCCATCTGTCCTGGCTGCGCCGCAAGCTGGGCGAGACCGCGGCGAAGCCCCGGTACCTGCACACCCTGCGGGGCGTCGGCGTGAAGCTGGAGCCACCGCGGTGA
- a CDS encoding spermidine synthase, which translates to MAKSRRGRGGPESVTETVDGGLAELRPDRDRPRGWTLLIDGAPQSHVDLDDPAHLDFSYQRRLGHIADLAGPPGKPLRVVHLGGGALTLARYVAATRPRSTQQVVEIDAPLVQLVRRQLPWDGGWRIRVRGGDARAGLVKIPDGWADLIIADVFGGARTPAHLTSTEFLTEIHRALRPGGFYAANLADGPPLRFLRGQIATARTVFPELCLTADPAVLRGKRFGNAVLLAAEGPLPVAELTRRAATDPQAGRVEHGRALLDFTGGAAPVTDVTALASPAPPAAAFD; encoded by the coding sequence ATGGCGAAGAGCAGACGCGGGCGCGGCGGACCGGAGTCCGTCACGGAGACGGTGGACGGCGGGCTTGCCGAGCTACGGCCCGACCGGGACCGGCCGCGCGGCTGGACGCTGCTGATCGACGGTGCCCCGCAGTCCCATGTGGACCTCGACGACCCGGCGCATCTGGACTTCTCCTACCAGCGGCGGCTGGGGCACATCGCCGACCTCGCGGGGCCCCCGGGCAAACCGCTGCGCGTCGTCCATCTCGGCGGCGGTGCCCTGACCCTGGCCCGCTATGTCGCGGCCACCCGCCCGCGGTCCACCCAGCAGGTGGTGGAGATCGACGCACCGCTCGTCCAACTCGTGCGCCGGCAACTGCCGTGGGACGGCGGCTGGCGGATACGCGTACGCGGCGGTGACGCCCGCGCCGGCCTGGTGAAGATCCCGGACGGCTGGGCGGACCTGATCATCGCCGATGTCTTCGGCGGCGCGCGCACACCCGCCCACCTCACCAGTACCGAGTTCCTGACGGAGATACACCGGGCGCTGCGGCCCGGCGGGTTCTACGCGGCGAACCTCGCGGACGGGCCGCCGCTGCGGTTCCTGCGCGGCCAGATCGCCACGGCCCGTACGGTCTTCCCCGAGCTGTGCCTGACCGCCGACCCGGCCGTACTGCGCGGCAAGCGCTTCGGCAACGCCGTGCTGCTGGCCGCCGAGGGGCCGCTGCCGGTCGCCGAACTCACCCGGCGGGCGGCCACCGATCCGCAGGCCGGCCGGGTCGAACACGGCCGGGCGCTGCTGGACTTCACCGGCGGCGCGGCACCGGTCACCGACGTCACGGCCCTCGCCTCACCCGCCCCGCCGGCCGCCGCCTTCGACTGA
- a CDS encoding chaplin, with translation MKRFVQTAATAAVGCAIVLSGAGVASASGDGHHGRHGRHYDNDRYRNDHRNLFNHRSGANAAGFAAGSPGILSGNNVQVPINIPINVCGNSISVAALLNPAFGNVCLNR, from the coding sequence ATGAAGCGGTTTGTTCAGACCGCCGCAACGGCTGCGGTCGGCTGCGCCATCGTGCTAAGTGGCGCAGGCGTCGCATCAGCCAGCGGGGACGGCCACCATGGCCGCCACGGTCGTCACTATGACAACGATCGTTACCGTAACGACCACCGCAACCTCTTCAACCACCGGAGCGGTGCCAATGCCGCGGGCTTCGCCGCGGGTTCCCCGGGCATCCTCAGTGGCAACAACGTCCAGGTTCCGATCAACATCCCGATCAACGTGTGCGGCAACAGCATCAGCGTGGCCGCACTGCTGAACCCGGCGTTCGGGAATGTCTGCCTGAACCGCTGA
- a CDS encoding DUF3344 domain-containing protein, with translation MRKSMDRTVRGVVCALASLALPAALSSASAAPAPGETTRIPFAERYHVTQHGGITRAANSSLTCETAGRRASGPCAAAQRGAGLNGHHRTAYADVDSDAHTYNSSSARLRIPAGSRVSYARLYWGGTLRAGGQQRAEDIGRVLIAEPGGRYKEVRADTRTGRRTTSATDGFQASADVTELVRKSGPGSYTVGQINVAKGRSPAGSWGGWTLVAVYENSKQPLRRIVLWDGFQPVGQDHRGFSVRLNGLHIPAHSHGRAGVVAYDGDRGRGNDALSVRSGRHHVHKVRDTANPVHDVMNSTITEFGRQTKRLPAYRNTVGFDSDVFDITPALRSGSDRLTFRFTTANPGYLLGALFFQSDTRH, from the coding sequence ATGCGGAAGTCGATGGACCGCACTGTGCGCGGCGTCGTATGCGCACTTGCCTCCTTGGCATTGCCCGCCGCCCTGTCTTCGGCGTCGGCTGCCCCGGCTCCCGGGGAAACCACCCGAATTCCTTTCGCCGAGCGCTATCACGTGACCCAGCACGGCGGTATCACCCGGGCGGCGAACTCCTCGCTCACCTGCGAAACGGCGGGGCGGCGCGCGTCCGGCCCGTGCGCCGCCGCCCAGCGGGGCGCCGGCCTGAACGGCCACCACCGGACCGCGTACGCCGACGTCGACTCCGACGCCCACACCTACAACTCCAGCAGCGCCCGGCTGCGGATCCCGGCCGGCTCCCGGGTGAGCTACGCCCGGCTGTACTGGGGCGGCACCCTGCGCGCCGGTGGGCAGCAGCGCGCCGAGGACATCGGGCGGGTGCTGATCGCCGAGCCCGGCGGCCGGTACAAGGAGGTGCGCGCCGACACCCGGACCGGCCGTCGCACCACCTCCGCGACCGACGGCTTCCAGGCGTCGGCGGACGTCACCGAACTGGTGCGGAAAAGCGGTCCGGGTTCCTACACGGTCGGCCAGATCAATGTCGCGAAGGGCCGTTCCCCGGCCGGCTCCTGGGGCGGCTGGACGCTGGTCGCCGTATACGAGAACAGCAAACAGCCGTTGCGCAGAATCGTGCTGTGGGACGGCTTCCAGCCGGTCGGACAGGACCATCGCGGGTTTTCTGTTCGGCTGAACGGATTGCATATCCCGGCACATTCGCATGGCCGGGCCGGTGTGGTGGCATACGACGGTGACCGGGGCCGCGGAAATGACGCGCTCTCCGTCCGGTCGGGCCGGCACCACGTTCACAAGGTGCGGGATACCGCCAATCCGGTGCATGACGTGATGAACTCGACGATCACCGAATTCGGCCGGCAGACGAAGCGGCTGCCCGCCTACCGCAACACCGTCGGATTTGATTCCGACGTATTCGACATCACGCCCGCGCTGCGGTCCGGCAGCGATCGGCTCACCTTCCGCTTCACCACCGCAAATCCGGGATATCTGCTCGGCGCGCTCTTCTTCCAGAGCGATACCAGACACTGA
- a CDS encoding glycosyltransferase family 4 protein encodes MLPQDLQCPERPTVLHVSRPVDGGVARVVTDLVRCHAAAGVRSVVAAPPGGTLHRDAAAAGAEVIPWPARRSPGPALAAETARLARLIRRVGPDLVHTHSAKAGLAGRLAVRGRIPTVHQPHAWSFEAVRGTPARPALGWERYAARWADRVLCVSEAERLRGSEAGVPGRWAVIRNGVDLDRYAPAYREEAVRRALRRDLPALGDLPPDAPLVVCVGRLCPQKGQLSLLRAWPAVGAAVPGARLVLVGDGPDRELLHAAAPPGVRFAGAARDAVPWYRAADLVVLPSRWEGMALAPLEAMACGRPVVVTDVGGARESLPPGAAPHALVPPTDPAALAQAVIGLLTRPRLRATLGRRGLEHMRAAYDVRHTAAAVLGLYRELLGAACPESRERISR; translated from the coding sequence GTGCTGCCACAAGACCTGCAGTGCCCAGAGCGGCCCACGGTTCTCCACGTCTCCCGCCCCGTCGACGGCGGGGTCGCCCGGGTCGTCACCGACCTGGTGCGGTGCCATGCGGCGGCGGGCGTACGGTCCGTGGTCGCCGCACCGCCCGGCGGGACGCTGCACCGCGACGCCGCCGCGGCGGGCGCCGAGGTGATCCCCTGGCCGGCCCGCCGCTCCCCCGGCCCGGCGCTCGCCGCCGAGACCGCCCGGCTGGCCCGGCTGATCCGCCGGGTCGGCCCGGACCTCGTCCACACCCACAGCGCCAAGGCCGGGCTCGCCGGCCGGCTGGCCGTCCGGGGCCGCATCCCGACGGTCCATCAGCCGCACGCCTGGTCCTTCGAGGCGGTCCGCGGGACGCCGGCGCGGCCGGCGCTCGGCTGGGAGCGGTACGCCGCGCGCTGGGCGGACCGGGTGCTGTGCGTGAGCGAGGCGGAGCGGCTGCGGGGATCCGAAGCGGGGGTGCCGGGGCGGTGGGCGGTGATCCGCAACGGGGTGGACCTGGACCGCTATGCGCCCGCGTACCGCGAGGAGGCGGTGCGGCGGGCGCTCCGCCGCGACCTGCCCGCACTCGGCGATCTGCCGCCGGACGCGCCCCTGGTGGTGTGCGTGGGGCGGCTGTGCCCGCAAAAGGGGCAGCTGTCGCTGTTGCGGGCGTGGCCCGCGGTCGGCGCGGCCGTCCCCGGTGCCCGGCTGGTCCTGGTCGGCGACGGCCCGGACCGGGAACTGCTGCACGCCGCCGCGCCGCCCGGAGTGCGGTTCGCGGGCGCGGCACGGGACGCCGTCCCCTGGTACCGGGCGGCGGATCTGGTCGTCCTCCCGTCGCGCTGGGAAGGCATGGCGCTGGCCCCTCTGGAGGCAATGGCCTGCGGCCGCCCCGTGGTGGTCACCGACGTCGGCGGGGCCAGGGAGAGCCTGCCGCCCGGCGCCGCCCCGCACGCTCTGGTCCCGCCCACGGACCCGGCCGCCCTGGCACAGGCCGTCATCGGTCTGCTGACCCGCCCCCGGCTGCGCGCGACGCTGGGCCGGCGGGGGCTGGAGCACATGCGCGCGGCGTACGACGTACGGCACACCGCGGCCGCCGTCCTCGGGCTGTACCGCGAACTGCTCGGCGCGGCGTGCCCGGAGAGCAGGGAGCGGATCAGCCGATGA
- a CDS encoding exopolysaccharide biosynthesis polyprenyl glycosylphosphotransferase, whose protein sequence is MTTESADAPHSARALPPSALPRPTAAALHPPRGPGRETLPPPRPGRGVRRRTVAPLMAADCLATTGAALFVLGTGTTPAAPAAVVLGLLLLHFQAGLYRPGPAPSVLDDLPALLGRSAVCWCAVAAVLAALDPGRALPPAVLGGAVAAHTLLVCGGRATVHRARRNAHRRGPRATLIVGSDPAAGRLAAVLHAHPEYGMRPVGVVTPTSPPPGGPEAPPARGGPALPRLTSAQDITRAVIQNTVRDAVFTQPPYGDPHTAALLRRFIDQGSAIWLAGPAAAREGRAPYADTDRVGGFACRRLDTSPPRHGGRAKRALDLALAGPALVLAAPLLLGCALAVRLADGPGVLFRQERIGRGGRTFTLLKFRTLRPCDAREAETRWSVADDDRMSRAGRLLRRTALDELPQLWNVLRGEMSLVGPRPERPFFVQQFTRAYPEYGARHRMPPGITGLAQVHGLRGDTSIEDRARFDNLYIDSWSLGQDVRILLRTAASLVRREGG, encoded by the coding sequence ATGACGACGGAGAGCGCGGACGCGCCGCATTCCGCCCGGGCCCTTCCCCCGTCGGCGCTCCCCCGGCCGACGGCCGCCGCCCTCCATCCGCCCCGCGGGCCCGGCCGGGAGACCCTGCCCCCGCCCCGGCCCGGCCGCGGCGTACGGCGGCGGACCGTCGCCCCGCTGATGGCCGCCGACTGCCTGGCCACGACGGGCGCCGCGCTGTTCGTCCTCGGCACCGGGACGACGCCCGCGGCACCGGCCGCCGTGGTGCTGGGCCTGTTGCTGCTCCACTTCCAGGCCGGCCTCTACCGTCCCGGCCCCGCCCCGAGCGTGCTGGACGACCTGCCCGCGCTGCTGGGCCGGTCCGCCGTCTGCTGGTGCGCGGTGGCCGCGGTGCTCGCCGCCCTCGATCCCGGGCGGGCGCTGCCGCCGGCCGTCCTGGGCGGCGCGGTGGCGGCGCACACCCTGCTGGTCTGCGGCGGCCGGGCCACGGTCCACCGGGCGCGCCGCAACGCCCACCGCCGCGGACCGCGCGCCACCCTGATCGTCGGCAGCGACCCGGCCGCCGGGCGGCTGGCCGCCGTGCTGCACGCCCACCCCGAGTACGGCATGCGCCCGGTCGGCGTGGTCACTCCCACGTCGCCGCCGCCCGGCGGGCCCGAAGCGCCCCCGGCCCGCGGAGGACCGGCGCTGCCCCGGCTCACCTCCGCGCAGGACATCACCCGGGCCGTCATCCAGAACACCGTGCGGGACGCGGTCTTCACCCAGCCGCCGTACGGCGATCCGCACACCGCCGCGCTGCTGCGCCGCTTCATCGACCAGGGCTCGGCGATCTGGCTGGCCGGTCCGGCGGCCGCCCGCGAGGGCCGCGCGCCGTACGCGGACACCGACCGGGTGGGGGGCTTCGCCTGCCGGCGGCTGGACACCTCTCCGCCGCGGCACGGCGGCCGGGCCAAGCGGGCGCTGGACCTCGCGCTGGCCGGCCCGGCGCTGGTGCTCGCGGCCCCGCTGCTGCTGGGCTGTGCGCTCGCGGTGCGGCTCGCCGACGGGCCCGGCGTGCTCTTCCGCCAGGAACGTATCGGCCGCGGCGGGCGCACCTTCACCCTGCTGAAGTTCCGGACCCTGCGGCCGTGCGACGCGCGGGAGGCGGAGACGCGGTGGAGCGTGGCGGACGACGACCGGATGAGCCGGGCCGGCCGGCTGCTGCGGCGCACCGCGCTGGACGAGCTGCCCCAGCTGTGGAACGTGCTGCGCGGCGAGATGAGCCTGGTCGGGCCGCGCCCGGAACGCCCCTTCTTCGTCCAGCAGTTCACCCGGGCCTACCCGGAGTACGGCGCCCGGCACCGGATGCCGCCGGGCATCACCGGACTCGCGCAGGTGCACGGGCTGCGCGGCGACACCTCCATCGAGGACCGGGCCCGCTTCGACAACCTCTACATCGACAGCTGGTCACTGGGGCAGGACGTCCGGATCCTGCTGCGCACCGCGGCCTCGCTGGTGCGGCGGGAGGGCGGATGA
- a CDS encoding O-antigen ligase family protein, translated as MSAGAPASAPARPWPTAARLRASAAYWAPLLPAQATVLLLCAPADAGTVTAWGTVAPADAASAVLVVCCGLRLLRHRARPLSRTAALVLGAPVVGAALATVASGDPAASLPGLVRHLQIFVLVPAALLLTLRDARDFRVMAGSLVLLALVQGGLGVRQYLTATGASYMGHGIRAVGTFGPLDVMGMATVVGCGLTAALALGLAPAPNAPGLLRQAALGGAAALVVPLAWSFSRGAWIATAVAVGVVLSAAGARVAAGALTVLVALAVVLVGGAGVGSAVLGERLASITAVADAPDRSVTDRYALWAAAAGMWRDHPLTGVGPKQFPAHRDGHAPLGLSSGGDTAGAGVPFRREPLLSPHNVYLLALAEQGLIGATALVGSWAALLVCGLRRLWRVRRGAVTGWCGGGEGRGRVDCGLVAVGLLVWQAVDFLSSDIGGPSTVLTAVLLGLVGWWALEPGAVREPESGRAPARCGA; from the coding sequence ATGAGCGCGGGCGCACCGGCGTCCGCGCCGGCCCGGCCGTGGCCCACGGCCGCCCGCCTGCGGGCGTCGGCGGCGTACTGGGCACCGCTGCTCCCGGCGCAGGCGACCGTACTGCTGCTGTGCGCACCGGCCGACGCCGGCACGGTCACGGCGTGGGGCACGGTCGCCCCGGCCGACGCGGCCTCCGCCGTGCTCGTGGTCTGCTGCGGACTCCGGCTGCTGCGGCATCGTGCCCGGCCGCTGAGCCGCACCGCCGCGCTCGTCCTGGGCGCGCCCGTGGTGGGGGCGGCCCTGGCGACCGTCGCCTCCGGCGACCCGGCCGCGAGCCTGCCGGGCCTCGTCCGCCATCTGCAGATCTTCGTGCTGGTGCCGGCCGCGCTGCTGCTGACGCTGCGCGACGCCCGGGACTTCCGGGTGATGGCCGGGTCGCTGGTGCTGCTCGCCCTGGTGCAGGGCGGACTAGGCGTCCGTCAGTATCTGACCGCGACCGGTGCCTCTTATATGGGGCACGGCATCCGGGCGGTCGGGACCTTCGGGCCGCTGGACGTCATGGGGATGGCCACGGTCGTCGGATGCGGGCTGACGGCCGCGCTGGCACTGGGCCTGGCGCCGGCCCCGAACGCGCCGGGTCTGCTGCGGCAGGCGGCCCTCGGCGGCGCGGCGGCGCTGGTGGTTCCGCTGGCCTGGTCGTTCAGCCGGGGTGCCTGGATCGCCACCGCGGTGGCCGTCGGCGTGGTGCTGTCGGCGGCCGGGGCGCGGGTGGCGGCCGGGGCGCTGACGGTGCTGGTGGCACTGGCGGTGGTGCTGGTGGGCGGGGCCGGGGTCGGCTCGGCCGTCCTCGGCGAGCGGCTGGCGAGCATCACCGCGGTCGCCGACGCCCCGGACCGGTCGGTCACCGACCGGTACGCCCTGTGGGCCGCCGCGGCCGGTATGTGGCGCGACCACCCGCTGACCGGCGTCGGCCCCAAGCAGTTCCCCGCCCACCGCGACGGGCACGCCCCGCTCGGCCTGTCCTCGGGCGGCGACACCGCGGGCGCCGGAGTCCCCTTCCGCCGCGAGCCGTTGCTCTCCCCGCACAACGTCTACCTGCTGGCCCTCGCCGAACAGGGCCTGATCGGCGCGACCGCACTGGTGGGCAGCTGGGCGGCACTGCTGGTGTGCGGCCTGCGGCGGTTGTGGCGGGTCCGCCGGGGGGCGGTGACGGGGTGGTGCGGGGGTGGGGAGGGCCGTGGCCGGGTGGACTGTGGGCTGGTCGCGGTCGGGCTGCTGGTCTGGCAGGCCGTCGATTTCCTCTCGTCCGACATCGGCGGCCCCTCGACGGTGCTGACCGCGGTGCTGCTGGGGCTGGTCGGCTGGTGGGCGCTGGAGCCCGGTGCGGTACGGGAGCCCGAGAGCGGCCGGGCGCCGGCGCGGTGCGGGGCATGA
- the murJ gene encoding murein biosynthesis integral membrane protein MurJ, protein MRARGAGALPDQDPAAVRRECAPDCPGRPGTPAPPGRFLARAAAVTALLTAAGSLCGLLRDQMLAQLFGAGRDTDAFLVAWTVPETAATLLIEDAMALLLIPAFGHALAARAAAADEARTWPADDARAWPADARDPVRTLLAATLPRLLGALACGSALLALGAPVVVRLLAPGLPDPAPAVACTRLTALTVLTFGTAGYLGAALRAHRSFAAPAAIYVAYNAGILGTTLALHSAWGVRAAAAGVAFGGVLMVLVQLPACVRQLPLHVRQLPTGVRQLPGHVWQLPGCVRRLPGRDGRLRRAIRPRTSRPPLLGLGLLAPVVCFTLSRQSQVLVERFLGSSLPAGALSHLNYAQKVAQLPMVLSLMLCTVTFPVVARAVADGETARAGRRVERDLTLAGLVVLLGGAYVGACAPQIVALLFQRGAFTAADTAATASVLRVYALGLFGHSLVGALIRPFFAAARPTWYPAAAMAGGLLITVVAGAYAVRWWGAHGIVAANAAGITVTALLLLHGLGARVPALDLRRVAAGLGRLVLAAAVAGAVGGPLAATVAAPLPGAAAGALLVPAVFAGTALAVRAPEARQLLLAVRAFEVRRLLLAVKGKLAHVR, encoded by the coding sequence ATGAGGGCGCGGGGCGCGGGGGCGTTGCCGGATCAGGACCCCGCCGCCGTACGCCGAGAATGCGCGCCCGACTGCCCCGGCCGGCCCGGCACCCCCGCCCCGCCCGGCCGCTTCCTGGCCCGTGCCGCCGCGGTCACCGCGCTGCTGACCGCCGCCGGTTCGCTGTGCGGCCTGCTGCGCGACCAGATGCTCGCGCAGCTCTTCGGCGCGGGTCGCGACACCGATGCGTTCCTGGTCGCCTGGACGGTGCCCGAGACGGCGGCCACGCTGCTCATCGAGGACGCCATGGCACTGCTGCTGATCCCGGCGTTCGGCCACGCACTGGCCGCGCGGGCGGCGGCGGCCGACGAGGCCCGCACATGGCCGGCCGACGACGCCCGGGCGTGGCCCGCCGACGCCCGCGACCCCGTCCGGACCCTGCTGGCCGCCACCCTCCCGCGGCTGCTCGGCGCGCTCGCCTGCGGCTCCGCCCTCCTCGCGCTCGGCGCCCCGGTGGTCGTCCGGCTGCTGGCTCCCGGACTCCCCGACCCCGCCCCGGCCGTGGCCTGCACCCGGCTGACCGCGCTGACCGTCCTCACCTTCGGCACCGCCGGCTACCTCGGCGCGGCCCTGCGCGCCCACCGCAGCTTCGCCGCCCCCGCCGCGATCTACGTGGCGTACAACGCCGGCATCCTCGGGACCACGCTGGCGCTGCACTCCGCGTGGGGCGTGCGGGCGGCCGCGGCAGGGGTCGCGTTCGGCGGCGTGCTGATGGTGCTCGTACAGCTTCCGGCGTGCGTACGGCAGTTGCCCCTGCACGTACGACAGCTGCCGACCGGTGTACGGCAGCTTCCGGGGCACGTATGGCAGTTGCCGGGGTGCGTACGGCGGTTGCCAGGGCGCGACGGACGACTCCGGCGCGCCATCCGCCCCCGGACCTCCCGCCCCCCGCTCCTCGGCCTCGGCCTGCTCGCCCCCGTCGTCTGCTTCACGCTGAGCCGGCAGTCCCAGGTGCTGGTCGAGCGGTTCCTGGGCTCCTCGTTGCCGGCCGGCGCCCTGTCGCATCTGAACTACGCGCAGAAGGTCGCCCAGTTGCCGATGGTGCTCTCGCTGATGCTCTGCACCGTCACCTTCCCCGTGGTGGCCCGCGCGGTCGCCGACGGGGAGACGGCGCGGGCCGGGCGCCGGGTGGAGCGGGATCTGACGCTGGCCGGGCTGGTGGTGCTGCTGGGCGGCGCGTATGTGGGCGCCTGTGCGCCGCAGATCGTCGCCCTCCTCTTCCAGCGCGGGGCGTTCACCGCGGCGGACACCGCGGCCACCGCGTCCGTGCTGCGGGTGTACGCCTTGGGGCTGTTCGGCCACAGCCTGGTCGGTGCGCTCATCCGGCCGTTCTTCGCCGCCGCCCGGCCCACCTGGTACCCGGCCGCCGCGATGGCCGGCGGACTGCTGATCACCGTCGTGGCCGGGGCGTACGCGGTCCGGTGGTGGGGCGCCCACGGCATCGTGGCCGCCAACGCGGCCGGCATCACGGTCACCGCACTGCTGTTGCTGCACGGCCTCGGCGCCCGGGTCCCGGCCCTGGACCTTCGCAGGGTCGCCGCCGGGCTCGGGCGGCTGGTGCTCGCCGCCGCCGTGGCCGGGGCGGTCGGCGGCCCGCTCGCGGCGACGGTTGCCGCGCCCCTGCCCGGCGCGGCGGCCGGTGCGCTGCTGGTACCCGCCGTCTTCGCCGGCACCGCCCTCGCCGTCCGGGCCCCCGAGGCCCGGCAGTTGCTCCTCGCCGTCCGGGCCTTCGAGGTCCGGCGGCTGCTCCTCGCCGTCAAAGGAAAGCTGGCCCATGTCCGTTGA
- a CDS encoding polysaccharide deacetylase family protein, with protein MSVDPAPRRAVAPVPAARRARHGRGAPPWVLTYHSVTEVTRVTGPTRATEDPYRITVSPDRLDRQLRWLRERGLRGVGVGELLRARAAGRDAGLVGLTFDDGYADFLTGALPLLRRHDCTATVFVLPGRPGGDNAWDPLGPRKPLLTEAGIRAVADAGMEVGSHGLLHRDLTTADDTALERESAASRRLLAELTGRAPEGFCYPYGAVDVRAVAAVRAAGYGYACALDPGPLTGRHALPRVHIGAADTCWRLHLKRALHPLRRRALPLEETTPAATPGGIR; from the coding sequence ATGTCCGTTGATCCGGCGCCCCGCCGCGCCGTTGCACCCGTGCCCGCCGCCCGCCGTGCCCGCCACGGCCGCGGCGCCCCGCCCTGGGTGCTGACGTACCACTCGGTCACCGAGGTCACGAGGGTCACCGGGCCCACCAGGGCCACCGAGGACCCGTACCGCATCACCGTCTCCCCTGACCGGCTGGACCGCCAGCTGCGCTGGCTGCGGGAGCGCGGGCTGCGCGGCGTCGGCGTCGGCGAACTGCTCCGCGCCCGCGCCGCCGGGCGGGACGCCGGCCTGGTCGGGCTGACCTTCGACGACGGCTACGCCGACTTCCTGACCGGCGCGCTGCCGCTGCTGCGCCGCCACGACTGCACCGCCACGGTGTTCGTGCTGCCCGGCAGACCCGGTGGTGACAACGCCTGGGACCCGCTGGGCCCCCGTAAGCCGCTGCTGACCGAGGCCGGCATCCGCGCCGTCGCGGACGCCGGTATGGAGGTCGGCTCCCACGGGCTGCTGCACCGGGACCTGACCACCGCCGACGACACCGCCCTGGAGCGGGAGTCCGCGGCCAGCCGGCGGCTGCTCGCCGAGCTGACCGGACGGGCCCCGGAGGGCTTCTGCTATCCGTACGGTGCCGTCGATGTCCGTGCGGTCGCGGCGGTGCGCGCGGCCGGTTACGGCTACGCCTGCGCCCTCGACCCCGGCCCGCTGACCGGCCGTCACGCCCTGCCACGGGTCCACATCGGCGCCGCTGACACCTGTTGGCGACTGCACCTCAAGCGCGCCCTGCACCCGCTGCGCCGCCGGGCGCTGCCCCTCGAAGAGACCACCCCCGCCGCGACCCCAGGAGGCATCCGGTGA